A window from Citrus sinensis cultivar Valencia sweet orange chromosome 5, DVS_A1.0, whole genome shotgun sequence encodes these proteins:
- the LOC102623528 gene encoding cysteine-rich receptor-like protein kinase 10 isoform X6 — protein MPILLVLFGLRTRNIVSLLYLFSFLSLVLLQSSSAAAKLDSNYLYHFCVRESNTSSLFMYNVGTLFYGKLYNEGGRYLYYNATEGDDPNKVYGLYHCYFGVSIEVCQNCIKALINTLVTNCTGSKGAIIWYDQCMLRFSNISFVSTLGLAPYVILSQVTNFTDPDKVTNILVQSINDLIQNVTSRDSNSKYAAAAQMVNASSIDKIWTLVQCIPYLSKSDCNICLRQTVSRISSRYYGRQSVRALSPSCIIRYEMYPFFEEPTAPISPPNKKSGSSNDSGKKKTKESRTWIAIGAAASSIIVLALSCFLLWCMKRRKERVKEEKANSQETRSLHLADGRIGNDYSYDVLRGQKQEESQEFPLFPLHLAVEATQHFSDENKLGEGGFGPVYKGKLADGKEIAVKRLSRTSGQGLQEFKNEVTLIAKLQHKNLVRLLGCCLQENESLLIYEYMPNKSLNVFLFDSTRSVQLDWKRRISIINGIARGLLYLHEDSRLKIIHRDLKTSNVLLDHEMNPKISDFGMARIFGGNQSEANTKRIVGTYGYMAPEYAMEGLFSVKSDVFSFGVLLLEIISGKKNSGFYLSELGQSLLSYTWKLWCEGEALELMDPVLKQSCVAAELLKFIHIGLLCVQEDSADRPTMSSVVVMLASDTVTLPQPTEPAFSVGRNVARPGQFSSGAEVCSVNEVTLSNVTPR, from the exons ATGCCGATTCTGCTCGTATTATTTGGCCTGAGAACTAGAAACATAGTTAGCTTGCTTTACCTTTTTTCGTTTCTATCTTTAGTGCTGTTACAAAGTTCGTCAGCGGCGGCTAAACTTGACTCCAATTATCTCTACCATTTCTGCGTCAGGGAAAGCAATACTTCTTCTTTATTCATGTATAATGTTGGCACACTCTTCTACGGAAAGCTCTACAATGAAGGTGGCCGCTACCTATACTACAACGCAACTGAAGGTGATGACCCGAACAAAGTTTATGGTCTTTATCATTGTTATTTCGGCGTTTCTATTGAGGTCTGCCAAAATTGCATAAAAGCTCTAATCAATACCCTTGTGACAAATTGTACTGGCTCCAAGGGGGCAATTATATGGTATGATCAGTGTATGCTGCGCTTTTCTAACATTTCTTTTGTGTCTACGCTGGGTCTAGCGCCATATGTAATCTTATCTCAAGTAACAAACTTTACTGATCCCGATAAGGTCACTAACATTTTGGTTCAGTCAATCAATGATCTAATTCAAAATGTAACCTCAAGGGATTCTAACTCAAAATATGCAGCAGCAGCCCAAATGGTTAACGCCTCTAGCATTGACAAAATTTGGACTCTAGTGCAGTGCATACCATATCTGTCTAAATCAGACTGCAATATTTGCCTGCGCCAGACTGTTTCTCGAATTTCATCCCGCTACTACGGAAGGCAAAGTGTTAGAGCCCTTTCGCCAAGTTGTATCATAAGATACGAGATGTACCCTTTCTTTGAGGAACCTACGGCTCCCATCTCTCCACCTAATAAGAAGAGTGGTAGTTCCAATG ATTCGGGAAAGAAGAAAACGAAGGAAAGCAGAACATGGATTGCAATCGGCGCCGCGGCATCATCAATTATAGTACTTGCGCTATCTTGTTTTTTACTTTGGTGTATGAAGAGAAGAAAGGAAAGAGTCAAAG AGGAGAAAGCAAATAGTCAAGAGACACGATCGCTTCATCTGGCAGATGGTAGAATTGGCAACGACTATTCGTATGATGTTTTACGAGGACAGAAGCAGGAAGAATCTCAAGAGTTCCCTTTGTTTCCGTTACATCTCGCAGTTGAGGCTACGCAGCATTTCTCTGATGAAAATAAGCTTGGAGAAGGCGGATTTGGCCCTGTTTACAAG GGTAAATTAGCAGATGGCAAGGAAATAGCAGTGAAGAGGCTCTCAAGAACATCTGGGCAAGGCCTACAAGAGTTCAAGAATGAAGTTACTCTAATCGCCAAATTGCAACATAAAAATCTTGTGAGGCTGTTGGGCTGCTGCTTACAGGAAAATGAATCACTGCTTATATATGAGTACATGCCCAACAAAAGCCTTAATGTCTTCCTCTTTG ATTCAACGAGGAGTGTACAATTGGACTGGAAACGACGCATAAGCATCATTAATGGAATTGCTCGGGGTCTTTTATATTTACATGAGGATTCTCGACTCAAAATTATTCATCGTGATCTCAAAACTAGTAATGTTTTACTCGATCATGAGATGAACCCAAAAATATCAGACTTTGGAATGGCTAGGATATTTGGTGGAAATCAAAGTGAAGCTAACACCAAACGAATTGTTGGAACATA TGGATACATGGCCCCAGAGTATGCTATGGAAGGATTATTTTCTGTAAAATCGGATGTTTTCAGTTTTGGAGTTCTTCTGCTAGAAATCATCAGTGGAAAAAAGAACAGTGGGTTTTATCTATCAGAACTTGGTCAAAGCCTCCTTTCTTAT ACATGGAAACTATGGTGTGAAGGAGAAGCACTGGAGCTGATGGATCCAGTACTCAAGCAGTCATGCGTTGCTGCTgaacttttgaaatttatcCATATTGGATTATTGTGTGTTCAAGAAGACTCAGCAGACAGACCTACCATGTCTTCTGTGGTTGTCATGTTAGCAAGCGATACTGTAACACTTCCTCAACCAACCGAACCTGCATTTTCTGTAG